In one window of Onychomys torridus chromosome 7, mOncTor1.1, whole genome shotgun sequence DNA:
- the Cxcr5 gene encoding C-X-C chemokine receptor type 5 translates to MNYPLTLDMDLITYNLDDLYKEFAIYNNSTEIPLQESHFCSTVEGPLLTSFKAIFMPVAYSLIFLLGMMGNILVLVILERHRHTRSSTETFLFHLALADLLLVFILPFAVAEGSVGWVLGTFLCKIVIALHKINFYCSSLLLACIAVDRYLAIVHAVHAYRRRRLLSIHITCATIWLAGFLFALPELLFAKVGQPHNNDSLPQCSFSQENEAETRAWFTSRFLYHIGGFLLPMLVMSWCYVGVVHRLCQAQRRPQRQKAVRVAILVTSIFFLCWSPYHVVIFLDTLERLKAVDSSCELNGYLSVAITVCEFLGLAHCCLNPMLYTFAGVKFRSDLSRLLTKLGCAGPASLCQLFPSWRKSSLSESENATSLTTF, encoded by the coding sequence TACAAGGAATTTGCCATTTACAATAACAGCACAGAGATCCCCCTCCAGGAAAGTCATTTCTGCTCAACAGTGGAGGGACCCCTGCTGACCTCCTTCAAGGCAATCTTCATGCCTGTGGCCTATAGCCTCATCTTCCTCCTGGGGATGATGGGGAACATCCTCGTGCTTGTAATCCTGGAGAGGCACCGGCATACTCGAAGCTCAACTGAGACCTTCCTGTTCCACCTGGCGCTGGCCGACCTCCTCCTCGTCTTTATCCTGCCTTTTGCAGTGGCCGAGGGCTCTGTGGGCTGGGTCCTAGGAACCTTCCTCTGCAAAATTGTGATCGCTCTGCACAAGATCAATTTCTACTGCAGCAGTCTGCTGTTGGCCTGCATAGCTGTAGACCGCTACCTGGCCATTGTCCATGCTGTCCATGCCTACCGCCGCCGTCGCCTCCTCTCCATCCACATCACCTGCGCAACCAtttggctggctggcttcctGTTTGCCTTGCCAGAACTCCTCTTCGCCAAGGTTGGCCAACCTCATAACAATGACTCCCTGCCACAGTGCAGCTTCTCTCAAGAGAACGAAGCTGAAACCAGAGCCTGGTTCACCTCCCGTTTCCTCTACCATATTGGGGGCTTCCTGCTACCAATGCTGGTGATGAGCTGGTGTTATGTGGGAGTGGTACACAGGCTATGCCAGGCCCAGCGGCGCCCTCAGCGACAGAAAGCAGTCAGGGTGGCCATCTTAGTGACaagcattttcttcctttgctggTCACCCTACCACGTTGTCATTTTCCTAGACACGCTGGAAAGGCTGAAGGCTGTGGACAGTAGCTGCGAACTGAACGGCTATCTCTCTGTGGCCATCACCGTGTGTGAATTCCTAGGCCTGGCCCACTGCTGTCTCAACCCCATGCTCTACACCTTCGCTGGCGTAAAGTTCCGCAGTGACTTGTCTCGGCTTCTGACAAAGCTGGGCTGTGCTGGCCCAGCCTCCCTTTGCCAACTTTTCCCTAGCTGGCGCAAGAGCAGCCTTTCTGAGTCAGAGAATGCCACCTCTCTTACCACCTTCTAG